The Clarias gariepinus isolate MV-2021 ecotype Netherlands chromosome 3, CGAR_prim_01v2, whole genome shotgun sequence DNA window TTCAAggattttccacatttttgggacatttaaggagttcctgggaggccagtgtttcaggcataaagcaggcagtccgatcatggttTAGGTGAGAAACCAAGTACATTAGTGGAGCAGGGGATTATCcggagaaataaagggagtctTTAGGCTCATAACtgcattctgttattctgcacaatcaaaagtcctggtttgacttgaacactcctcatACATTTTACATGACTGATATAGGTAATTAACATCAAAAAGTATGCAGTCGAAAATGCAACATCATTAAAAATGCAGCGATCATGCAGTGTTTATACAGCATCTATTTGTGGTAGAAAAAAGCAGAAGAGTCCAGAACTAAAAtcctaaaaaagaaatcatctTAATTAAAGGATTTTACTCTCTTGGGCCCcttaaatatttagaaaaggCGCTATAGAGGAAAAaccaatccatccatctatatgTCGTTATTCTGTCATCTGTAAAGAATCATTAGGTTTGTTTGTGATATGTTTATGCATTGAATTTATAACACTGTCTGTTTCTTACGCTGCTCGTATGGTTTTGTGCCTTAATTACTGAACTCACACATCTGTAAAATTGTGTCCAGTTCTCGCTTTCATTCCTTGTTCCCTGTGCAGTCACGTCCACACTAAGATAACGACATGCTGCATTCGTAAAGCCGTGCATCGTCTCAAGTTTTGTCCAAAACCTACACGTCAAAATCGCACAGTTGAGGAAAGTAAACTGCAAGGAAGACCTCTGACATTTTCTGACCATTTCCGAGCTTTGTGAGCAGTTTGTTATGTTAAGATAAAGAACAATAGCTGAACTGTCATGATGCTCTGACTGAGGAGCCTCGCATGGACAAGGGTtaggattaaaaataataataataaattacagagCGTATTGATGAACGAAGTTCGCGCACATTCAGCTCAGTTCAATCTTTTCATATATAACGGTAATGGTTACACAACTGTTTAGCTTTAGGCCTTCCGTTGTAGGTTTCTTTAACTCCATTATATTATACCTGAACTGAACTAAATAGTTGCAGTCTTTAATCTTCAATAGGTTTACACAGGAACCAGTTCATGTCCCGGCATGAAGTGTCAGAGACTATCAGGAGAGGAGAGCGTTCAGGTCTGTTCGTTTACGGAGACTCCCATGACAAGCAGAGACGGCCACAACAGACTACAAGCCTGGTCAAGCATAAGTGCAGCAAATACCGGAAAATAGGTGTGTTCGTGTCTGTGCATCGTTTTAGGATGTCATTGCACGCAAAAGCCTTACAGCTTTAGGATTCCTTCCCATGTCGACATGAGTTTCCTCTTGGTTCCCCGGTTTCCTGCCGTCCCACAAAACAAATGAACGCAGCATATATGGAACATATTCATGAATCTaaagctgaaaaacaaacaagctacCACTGTTCACaatatattttgcattattaaTTACTAAAAAGCTTTAGCATGTAATTTCCGTCACTGCTAACACTAAATTATTGGGTTCCTATTAAAAGAATTAAAGCACTAACCAAACAACTCTTTAATTtcagtttttgttaaaaagcaTACAGTGAGCATtggttttatttctaatttcaGATGGGTTACTGTATCCTActccatatatatatgtatgtggtGCACTggttgtgtatatacacacacacacacacacacacacacacctcttctgTTTGCTGACTGTGAAGTGTTTATCTGGCCTCTAATCTGATGTGTTGTTAAATGGTGACTGTGCATAAACTTCTTCTCTGCAAGTCCTCAATTCCTGCAACGGAATtcagtttcatcatagtgctctacttaataaattaattcatatttttcgtctctctctctctctctctctctctctgcaatgacattaaaaacattaaacatggatcggacttgtttgtctggtgcatcccatgggtgcatGATCAGATTAGGATCTGAGGAATTGCCTGCTGGGCTCCAAGCACAcggggctgtggtgcactggttgttctggtgcctttttattattgtcatattggcttttctgttggATCGGACAGGCTGGTCTTTAGTTCTACAGACATagatgcccatgatcctgtcaccaggttACTGTCatatgattaataattaatgtggtatgtaatatgtataaatacagtggaatatCAGCATACGCCCTCCTTTATTAATTtttgccataaaaaaaacaattttgcaaaaaatttgTATTGGCATAAGAAACATATTCAGCATacgaacaaacaaaccaaatgacagtaacagagtttacaaatgttaaattttttgcatgaattggtgaagacatagcaccatgggccCGAAGAAagttagcaagaagaaaagggagccactttcagtggACACTAAGAAAGAAATCATCACAGAAAGAGTGTCACCGCATCACACAAAAtttgctggacagaatttaatgaacctTTGGCAGTACTTTGATATTTGCCTGAATTTAAATCTGCGCCATAAATGGATCTAAAAAGTTATGaccagttatgtgccagattagaaACAGCAGGTTTTGACAGCGTACTGCGCATGCGTGTCTTAAATCGATCATTGGACAGAATtattgaaacttttgcagtacttgcaTATCTGCccaaagtttaacctgcaccataagtgaaatcaaaatgttgagtaaaattAGCAGTTTTATTAGCAGTTATGTGGCGGATTTAATAAGCTACTTTGAATAGTTTACCAATAGTTTAATAAACtactaaactgaatatttttactgggattagttcatattttcgctgctgaaataacagcactgaagtggtataagttaATTCTAATGTGTCTCCGATTCACCCTtggtgtatttggctgatgatgaaATTAGCGTAGATAAAATGTAAGATAGTTAAATCTtacaaaatttaatttctttgtataaATAAGTTGGACaaagagttctgctgtacagaaagagaagcagacatggacgtgggcttcaacctgaaataataatatcactgatcacattaaagctgatcagtttatttttagccttttaactatttcaaaTTCCCGAATGACATGTACTTACTTATGCTAGTATATAACCAAAGTATTATTAGAATATCATCatcaatatataatgtacagCAATACATTTAGTGTTATATTTagtaaacatttattataagttttgtgtgtgtaaacatttttggctgactctgtagaTATACATATTTAGTCAGACATTTCTGAGGAAAAAATCGAAATCTAAGGTCAATGTCTGCTgtacttaaaagaaaaagaagaaaaaacaaaaaaaacaaagttacgATGACGTAATAGATCCCATCCAATCAGAGTGGCCGAGGAGCAGCTCGGGCTGCACGCGCAGGTTCAGAGGCGATAGATCGCGTCCTGGCGACTCGTCAGCGCAGAGCTCGAGCACCGAGTGGCGGCTCCGCTCCTCTCCGCTTCCACTGCTCCGGTTATATGGATGTGTCTGGACGGAAGTAGAGTTACCGGGAGGTGAGTGACGCGACACCCTGTGTGTACGCTTTTttgcggtttttttttttttttgaaggaaaaagagaagaaaggaaATCCATCTTCCGTGTTTCCAATCGGAAACGAGAAGAAGGCGCGAGCTCAAAACACCGGCTCGCAAATCACAAGAGAAATAACAGCAGCAATAGTGATAGATTGAGAAAGGAGTGCTTTTGGTGTAGCCTTAACACATGATCGTAACCATGCTCATGCTCATTCTGATGAAGTGTTATCTCTACCCCTCTTTTTTATTTGCACCCCAAacgttttccttttttattttgtctctctccctcattagtattttttttatttttctactgCAAGCCAGAAACTCTTCAATTGTGCAGCTTAGGAAAACCTGAAAAACCAGAAGCCTGTTGCTGCAGTTCTCAGTCTTACACTCCTTACACTCCTTGAGCTCGGGGAGATTTGGTGTCACAGGGTTGCTTGTTTTTCAGCCAAGCCCCAGCAGTGttgtgtgagagggagagggaaatgTCCCTTGCCTTGAAGCCCTTCTTTAATGAGCATTCACTTTTTATGGATTTACACGAGGAATTGGGCCAGGGTTGTCACGATCCAGTACTGTTTGAGATCATATGAAGGTGCAACCGAATACTTTTTCTCACGAATCGATTCACGTCTTGGAATAAATGACTGTAAAGACTCCTCTtgttttgctttacatctccAAATCATAAGCAATGGAAAACAAAAGCGTATTTGTTTCAAATCAATCAAACAGGGATACAAACCCGGGATCAACATTGTGAACATCATGTATTGCAAGCTCAAGATGTTTTAAATTCTCACCAAAAGTTGAGTTTAAATGCAGATTAAAACTATACCAATGCTAATGCTGTGTTCATGCTGCAGACCATTTTATAATCAACTTTTTTAGGTTACAGTGTGATCAGCACAAATTACATGCAATCTGATCTTTGCAATTTTGATTTAAGCCACTTCCATATGTGGTCCTAAATCAGATACAGGTCTTTTACAGaacacagtttttttcccctccctaaCTCCAATGCGATGTCAATAAGTGCGAATTGTCTAATCAGACAGTGCAACAGGACATTTTCTTGCAAGAAAGATTGCAGATGGTGTTGATGAAGTAGGATTTTGGTGGTTGATGAGTGAATAGACCTCAAACATTTGGGCTGATGTTACAACCACTCCATGTTTGAAGAGATTGCGTGAGAAATGAAAGAATGTAGCCTGAAAGACAGAAGTGCCAAGGGAAAGATTAAAGTTTAAAACCAAAACTGAAAGAAAATAAGGACATGAGGAACAGATAAATATTTTGTCCTTTTACAGAGAGCTTGAATGCATTATGTGATACATTGCCCCTCGGCACAGGTTGGTCAGTTTAAGAGcatgatgtgtgtgagagagcctaacaaaaaaatcagatttggtCAGCAAATTAGATATGGTCCATTGAATGTTTTGTGAATATAGCCAGGATGCTCCAATGTTGGCTAAACTGCCGGGTTTCCGTGGTGTTTGAATGCTACTGAAGAGTTTTGTGCACTggtataacatgtttttgtaacCATATAACATATAGTGTTTGGGTTGTTGCAATCATGAACGCAGATGTCACAGCTTCTCCACAAAAGAAAATTATCATGTGACAAGTGTTtctgtatgtattttaattCTATGGGTTTGGTACCCCTGGTGTTCAAACAGCGTAACTGTGTTACATGGGTCATCAATTGATTTATGGGTCAAAACactgattttgttttaattagccACAACGTATTGTCATACACTTGTTCGATAATAGAACTTGCACTAAAATTATACTATAGATTAAGTGTTCCCTTAATTTATTTGGGAAGTAAATATCTCGCTCACTTAAGCCTTGTATATTAAGTTAATTTTGTTCTTAGGAAACAATAACAAATGATAAAAGTACTTGTTGTCTgtcaaaactttaaactaagtTTAGAAGACAGAATTAATTAGGGAAGcacattttctgcttttttcttAACAACATGTTAATTGCTCGGTAATTGATGCCAAGatgcatgcatatatatattatttagtttaaattttatttgaaaagtttaAGAGGAAAATCTAAAGATATATGTTTTGCAAAATCTTTTTTAGTGAATGTATgatgcacaaataaaataaataacaataaggCTGTTAGATACATTTTGTCTCCCTGTAGCCATTTAAAAACAACTCATTATTCGTTGATAATACAATGTCCAATACTGTGTGTGGCATCTAAACTGCATTATAGGTATGTGAGCTACAGTGAAATATTATGCAAAGCAATTCTTAactcattaataattaatatccCTAGAATAAATTATACAGAGGTGAATCTgcatgacatttacatttatagcatACACTaacgtttaaaagtttggggtcacttgcaaatttctttttttttttgtttagtgatttattttctacattctacaacaatactggggattttaaaactataaaataacacatatgggattaggtaattacataacaacaagaaaaacaacagttagttgttattttaagacacagaggtcagcctttctgtaatagttcttgcaaaaacagtattgtcaagtgcatttgcaaaatccatcaagcaccataatgaaactggctctcaaaGACCATTCCAGGAGGGCGAGatcaaaacctacctctgccgcagacgagaagttcatttagagttatcagcctgaaaaatgaccaattaacagcacctcagaaaagtagcagaaacatcttaatatcaactgttcaaaggagattaatgctttttttggacgccttcagcattcctttacaatgtagaaagaaagaaaaatcaggaaccatcatggagttagaaagtgtccTAAAACTTATAGtgtagtatataaaaaaataggtagtgtataaaaaaaaaaatactgacacTTTTATGCAACATAACtgcaataaacaaataaatatagtttttaaTTCGACTTCCCTTTGCAGTTTACCTTGTGTGGATgatataaaaaagataaacaaaggctaaaagataaaaaaggtaAACACAGATTATGTGAATCATAAGAGTTAGATTTTGCTAACAACTTATTTTTTActagattttacattttaaaaaacatttagagaTTTATTTTGGAGTAAATAAGGCATCAAACAAAacttctaaatattttaaagtccAAACAGTTACACTTTAaagatagataggtagatagagagatagagagggagatagatagagagatagatagagtacCTTATTAATCTCAAAtggaaattataatttaattttatgctctaaaaatctagaaaaataaaagctaaaaaatcCTATgcgcttttttattttagatagatATGTGATTTACGATCATGATGTTTTCAAAACAAGtctgcttttgtttatttctagcACATGTGAGCCTTCAAATGTTGGCCAACTATGTTTTTaacttatttgttaaaatacatTCAAAATCAAGTATgaacaaatgaaattaaataaaaataaaagtaaaaaaataattatttatttatataaataaaaataaaagcagctaaaataaaacaactaataAAAAAGACAGGATAAAACAGAACAAATCAGTACTCCagactttgaaaagaattggacGTCTCttagaataaatgttttaaattagttATAAAGCAGAAACATGACGCTCCATTAAATACTCGTGATCTTACGCCCTGATGATTTCATCAGAACTCCCATCTCTAAACTAAAACCACTTCAGTTTGTTTGCAGGGACATGAGCTCACATATGTTACTAATTACAGCTCCTTTTGAACACttttgtgtgtgcacgcgcacacCCGCGCATATGTGTTTTAGATTTGCTAATGAACCTGAAAATGCAATTTGTTTGCAGTGAACTATTTTCCCACCAGATCACTTAAAACAGAATCACATGGCATCAAACAGTCATGTAGTTGGTTTCCATATCCAGGCACTCCTGAAGTACTGAAAGTACTGAAGCTGATGTTTAAATTCGCAATGTTGGCGAATGTTCGTACACAACCGCGCGCATCTTACTTCCTTGCCTAAGTGGATACAGACGTTTCCTGCCACTCTCAACAGATGAAGCACAAGAGCTCAGCTGCATGTCATTTCGTTACATCACTGCAGTGGATTACACTCAGGACATATCTGTGGCCGTTTTCTGCATGAGTAACATTTGTATATTTCCGTGCCTTCATTCTGTAGATGTCGAATTCATTCCAGATGTTTTAGGTTTATACTATAAACATCATAGAGGTACAGAATTTGGTTAACATCGCAAACTACATCTGTGTCGGTTTAGAACCCTGGATTTGGATGTGTtattgtgtgggtgtgggtgaaATTGTTTTTGATGCAGTAATGATTTTTATGCTCTGGGTAATATAGTGATTACAAACTCTTTATGGTTTACAGTTTAAAGATCAGTCGTTTTAGTTACAATCACACGTGATAAAATTAGTCAGTGGGTTGGATTCGATGCTGATCCAGTGTTTCAGCATAATACCTGCCTCATGCTATACTAAGTATGAGATCGGTAGAGTCCTCGTTTTTGAAGGTATCTTCCTGTCTTATCCTCTTATTCATTCAGTTTTCAGTAAGTGCTTTATCCTGGGCAGGGTCATGGTGGAtttggagccaatcccaggaacACTGTGGGACAGGCAAAAAGAATTGAAAAGAGATGCTCTTGGCTGCCTTTATTGCCCCTCTTCCCTACCTCTGGTCACTTGATACAGGAGTGCCTAAAGATGGGCGGGAATCTGCAATTACTAAATTAGGCAGAATTAACTGTTTCAAATATGAGTTCTTTTACTTATGTACTCCGTTAtctgataatgtttttttttcttaaaggacAGAACCCAGCTTTACCTTACTGACCAGAACCTTTAGTCTTCACCATTTGCCTGGATGTCCTCAATCGATGGAGGGAGAATTGCTCCCACCGAAAAGTGGAATATAGCACACAATGACTTTTCCAATGCTGAACACCTCTATGTCAGCCATGTTGCCAGATGATCTTAAGTGCGACGGAGGCGTGAAAAACGTTTCATTTTTCTATGCAGTTAGAAACAAGAACATCAGCGCAGAATGGAAGACAAGGGACTTTGTGGTGGTGGGAATTGGAGTCCCTGTTTGCATCTTTATCCTCCTCGCCAACTTGCTGGTTATGGTGGCCATCGTCATAAACCGGCGCTACCACTTCCCCATCTATTACCTGTTGGGTAACATGGCGGCCGCGGATCTGTTCGCCGGCATCTCCTACCTCAACCTCATCTTTCACACGGGGCCGTGGACCATCGGGCTCACAAAGATGGAGTGGCTCGTGCGAGGAGCGCTGATTGAGATGAGTCTAATGGCATCTGTGGTGAACCTGCTGGCTGTGGCGTGGGAGAGACACCAGAGCATCTTCACCATGCAGCTCCACAGCACCATGTCCAACCGGCGCGTGCTGCTTTTCATCGTTGGTATCTGGGTCATAGCCATTGTCATGGGCCTCGTCCCGACCATGGGCTGGAACTGCGTGTGCGACCTTAAGTCCTGCTCCACTGTGGCGCCGCTCTACTCCCGCAGCTTCCTGGTGTTCTGGGCTGTGCTCAACCTCATCACCTTCTCCATCATGGTGGCCATATACACCCGTATCTTCATCTATGTTCGCCGGAAAAGCCAAAGCACGCTACCGTATACACTCAGCGTCAGGCAGAATGACACGCTCGTCAGCCTGATGAAAACAGTCTCAATGAttttgggtaatttttttttcatggctaTCATTAAATTTTACTGAGATCTTTAATGCATGTTGCGACAGAAATTAAGATGAAGCAATTTGCCTGGATTGCAGAACATGTGTTTTACTGCTATTTAAGCAGATCATTCGCACATACCTTTGCCTATTATTAAGCTTTGTGGAAAGAGTCACACAGACATGTTAGAGCGTTAGGAGAGCATCAATAGTAGCTAGCTGCTGATGAAGACACTTTTCAGGGGATTTTGGTGGGTTAGGATGCTCCTGTAATTGTCATTTCCTATCTAGATTTGAGATAAGATAAAAACATTGTTCTTTAATATCTATTGTCCTACTTCCTAAGATTCTGACTTCCATTTGTCCTGGTTACTAAACAGATAAGATTTTTACAGTTGGGATGTTTCTGTAATAAAGTGCCTGGGTCAGAGCTAAAATCATCTACTTAACTGTAGGGATGTAAATCATGAGGGAGCACCCCATACGATATCAAAATACCTAGGTGCCGATTCactttgtattgcaattctgtaaaTATCCAAATTTGATATAAAATTTGGTTATGGCCAATTAagaatgtacaaataaaaaacagtaaacgCGATACTTAAGTGTAAGCCAAAATCTGAATTTCAGTTAACTCGGAAAGGCTGTGCCTTCATTATTTCCGAAGGCACAGCATTGTGCCAGTAACCGGAGCGCTGGGAGTCTAAATCCCTTAGAGACGCTGACGAGCCCTTGAGCAACACCCTTCACCCCTACACCCCCGGGGCTCCATACCAGGCCTGACCCTGAGCTCTGACCCTGAGCTTCAAACCCAGATTATTTTCAACGAGGGCTATGAGAATAGAGCATTTCattgtatactgtacaaatgtacaCAAGTGTTTGTTTGTAACGATAAGCGGAAAACAGATTCCCATAATATCAACCTTTTTATGTAAGATTTTTGGGCTGTGTGAGAAATTCTCAGTAAATCTCTGAAATTTCCCAGAAGGTCCTGTTCCCACATTTGCCTCATGTTTTCATGTATTTCTCCAGACCTGTTTTATGACATAACATAgcttttcataaatatttactAAATACATTTTCCTGCTAACAGTAACAACCTAGCTAATGCAAGCTAACTTGACAGACTAAGATTTTGCTAGCATACTAAATGAGCTAAAAGGACAGGATCTTGACAGGAtttcttattaaatattaattatatttcctaaaaaaatgctaactaagcaaaattcattaataaaactaaCTGACCTGAAAGGATTAgtcagataataaaaaaaatgtttatataaactCTTTTAAAGTTAGTTATAGCTATCCAGTTTAGAGAATTTCTATCAGTATTATCTTCCCTGCTAATGCTATTTAACATcacacaatattttaaaattgtaaaaaaaaaacaaaaaaaaaaactccatacgGTGTTCACAATATTTCTCTGCTAAAACTAGGTTTTAACTATGAGCTAATCTGACaggatttattcattcatgttttGTAAACGTCTAATATCTTCGTGAGTAATGCTAACTAGCGAATATGATCTAACCTGAGAGGATTTCTGAAGGAATGTGtttataaacattaattatatGCCCTGTTAATGCTAGCTGGCTAACTTGGActaatgtaaaattatttttgtggGAATCATAAATTGTTATATCTTAATGCTAGCTAACCTgacacaatttatttaaaatcctaTGAAGTATATGTAAATGCTTATCTGTTAGTGGTTGCTAGTAAATTTATCAGAAAAGTTTTTAATCTATgaatatttctatatattaaTGTTGCTCTGAGAATGCTAGCTAGCAGAGTGAAGATGTGAGAGAATTAATCTCTTAAGCTAATTTGCTAGCTAACTAACAGCTAATCTGACAGAAATTAATGAAAATGAGGGAATTGATTTAtaaatgttcattattttttctgCTGTCTAGATAATGTGACAAGAATTTCTTCACTTGTAATAGCTACA harbors:
- the lpar2a gene encoding lysophosphatidic acid receptor 2a, with amino-acid sequence MTFPMLNTSMSAMLPDDLKCDGGVKNVSFFYAVRNKNISAEWKTRDFVVVGIGVPVCIFILLANLLVMVAIVINRRYHFPIYYLLGNMAAADLFAGISYLNLIFHTGPWTIGLTKMEWLVRGALIEMSLMASVVNLLAVAWERHQSIFTMQLHSTMSNRRVLLFIVGIWVIAIVMGLVPTMGWNCVCDLKSCSTVAPLYSRSFLVFWAVLNLITFSIMVAIYTRIFIYVRRKSQSTLPYTLSVRQNDTLVSLMKTVSMILGAFVICWTPGLVILLLDGLECTGCQVLKYEKYCLVLAECNSLVNPIIYSCRDEDMRNTFKRILCFLCRRDREQEVEPGAIHSDTLKSERLLMEKCSDNYNHNHRERSSS